From Thermoanaerobacter uzonensis DSM 18761, a single genomic window includes:
- a CDS encoding glycerol-3-phosphate acyltransferase, with amino-acid sequence MIILLSIIEFGCGSFMFSYWIGRMVGKRLEEIRDGNPGAFNLGHAAGFKMGVIGATFDFMKGYFPLVYFLEKEYVTGNAIVIVAIAPILGHAFSPFLKFKGGKALATTFGVWSAITRFKASFMYAVILGILKLVERMYNKGKPSIPEIDAVLDLVGFGILGGLLFLSSVESYLLLLWMLNFVVLLYKRKKDMNVVLKAKMVK; translated from the coding sequence ATGATTATTTTACTTAGTATTATAGAGTTCGGTTGTGGCTCTTTTATGTTTTCCTATTGGATAGGTCGTATGGTAGGTAAAAGATTAGAGGAAATACGGGATGGAAATCCTGGAGCTTTTAATCTTGGCCATGCGGCTGGCTTTAAAATGGGGGTTATCGGTGCTACTTTTGATTTCATGAAAGGTTACTTTCCACTTGTGTATTTCCTTGAAAAAGAATATGTTACAGGAAATGCCATTGTAATTGTGGCAATAGCACCTATTTTGGGGCACGCTTTTTCCCCATTTTTGAAATTTAAAGGGGGTAAAGCATTAGCTACTACTTTTGGAGTGTGGAGTGCAATTACCCGTTTTAAAGCTTCCTTTATGTACGCTGTTATCCTTGGAATTTTAAAATTAGTGGAGAGAATGTATAATAAAGGGAAACCTTCTATACCTGAAATAGATGCTGTATTAGACCTTGTTGGTTTTGGTATTCTAGGTGGGCTGTTATTTTTGAGTAGTGTTGAAAGTTACTTACTTTTACTATGGATGCTCAACTTTGTTGTGCTTTTATATAAAAGAAAGAAGGATATGAATGTTGTTTTAAAGGCCAAAATGGTAAAATAA
- a CDS encoding HIRAN domain-containing protein: protein MESIYIAITGCQHYYGTKVLKPGTIVRLEKDLDNDYDDEAIAVTLAPLGQVGYVANSVGTVPRGCYSAGRIYDKFENYAFAMIKFVTKDFAIAEFLEEDFIKVTIKFRLKEKRKKKYKNKT, encoded by the coding sequence GTGGAATCCATTTATATTGCAATAACCGGATGTCAACATTATTACGGTACAAAAGTTTTGAAACCAGGCACGATTGTAAGATTAGAAAAGGATTTAGACAATGACTATGATGATGAAGCAATAGCTGTTACCCTTGCGCCATTAGGGCAAGTGGGATATGTAGCTAATAGTGTTGGAACTGTTCCAAGAGGATGTTATAGTGCAGGTCGGATTTATGATAAATTTGAAAATTACGCTTTTGCTATGATAAAATTTGTAACAAAAGACTTTGCCATTGCAGAATTTTTAGAAGAGGACTTTATAAAAGTTACTATAAAGTTCCGACTAAAAGAAAAAAGAAAGAAAAAGTACAAAAATAAAACTTAA
- a CDS encoding replication-associated recombination protein A: protein MEYKQSSIFDNEVRKNKPLADRMRPKTLDEFVGQEHLLGKGKLLRELIEKDNITSMILWGPPGVGKTTLAMIIANMTNSKFVTFSAVLSGIKEIKEIMAKAELDAMYGTRTVVFIDEIHRFNKAQQDAFLPHVEKGNIILIGATTENPSFEVNSALLSRSKVFVMKPLTEEDLLILLKRALKDEQNGLGMYKIGITEEQLKKIALFANGDARVALNTLEIAVMAAEVIEGKRIVTDDILADAMQKKTLLYDKQGEEHYNLISAFHKSLRNSDWDAAVYWLARMLEAGEDPLYVARRMIRFASEDIGLADPQALEMAVAAYNACHYIGMPECSVNLAQVAIYLALAPKSNAVYMAYNKAKKDAEETIAESVPMHLRNAPTKLMKELGYGKGYKYAHDFEDKITDMQCLPDNLKDRKYYVPTDSGFEKDIQRRLEQITNLKKKGK, encoded by the coding sequence ATGGAATACAAACAATCATCTATATTTGATAATGAAGTGAGGAAAAACAAACCTTTGGCCGACAGGATGAGACCCAAAACTTTAGATGAGTTTGTAGGTCAAGAACATCTTTTAGGTAAAGGGAAATTACTTAGGGAATTGATTGAAAAGGACAATATTACTTCAATGATTTTGTGGGGGCCGCCAGGGGTAGGTAAAACTACTCTTGCTATGATTATAGCCAATATGACAAATTCTAAATTTGTCACCTTTAGTGCTGTTTTATCAGGTATCAAAGAAATAAAGGAGATTATGGCAAAAGCTGAACTGGATGCTATGTATGGAACTAGAACTGTTGTATTTATTGATGAAATTCATCGTTTTAATAAAGCTCAGCAGGATGCTTTTTTGCCTCATGTGGAAAAGGGGAATATAATATTAATTGGTGCAACTACAGAAAATCCCTCTTTTGAGGTGAACTCAGCTCTTTTGTCTCGTTCTAAAGTTTTTGTTATGAAACCTCTTACAGAAGAAGATTTACTTATACTGCTTAAAAGAGCGCTAAAAGATGAACAAAATGGATTGGGTATGTACAAAATTGGTATAACAGAAGAACAGCTCAAAAAAATTGCACTTTTTGCAAATGGAGATGCGAGAGTTGCTTTAAACACATTGGAGATTGCAGTTATGGCAGCAGAGGTAATTGAGGGGAAAAGAATTGTCACAGATGATATATTAGCAGATGCAATGCAAAAAAAAACTTTGCTGTATGATAAACAGGGAGAGGAGCACTATAATTTAATATCCGCTTTTCACAAATCTTTAAGAAATAGCGATTGGGATGCGGCAGTGTATTGGCTTGCAAGGATGTTAGAAGCGGGAGAAGACCCTCTCTATGTCGCAAGAAGGATGATACGCTTTGCTTCTGAAGATATTGGGCTTGCAGATCCTCAAGCTCTTGAAATGGCTGTTGCAGCATATAATGCTTGCCATTATATTGGAATGCCTGAATGTAGTGTAAATTTGGCACAGGTGGCAATATATTTAGCGTTAGCTCCTAAATCTAATGCGGTATACATGGCATATAATAAAGCTAAAAAAGATGCAGAAGAGACAATTGCTGAAAGTGTTCCTATGCATTTAAGAAATGCTCCTACAAAACTTATGAAAGAATTAGGGTATGGGAAAGGATATAAGTATGCACACGACTTTGAAGATAAAATAACTGATATGCAATGTCTGCCGGATAATCTTAAAGACAGGAAATACTATGTACCTACGGATTCCGGTTTTGAGAAGGACATACAAAGGAGATTAGAGCAAATCACCAACTTAAAAAAGAAAGGAAAATAA
- the pckA gene encoding phosphoenolpyruvate carboxykinase (ATP) yields the protein MYNLEKINIINVKNVYRNLSVSKLVEEAIKRGEGVLTNNGAFNVYTGKYTGRSPNDKFIVDEPEVHEYIWWENNKPISIDKFERLYNRLTAYLQNRDLFVFDGFVGADPEYRIPIRVITEYAYQSLLARQLFIRPNEEELKNHIPEYTLIAAPKFNSIPELDGVNSEAFIILSLTKKLIIIGGSQYGGEIKKSIFTLMNYLMPKRGVLSMHCSSNMGKDGDTALFFGLSGTGKTTLSADPQRFLIGDDEHGWSDKGIFNFEGGCYAKCINLSKEKEPQIWNAIKFGTVLENVVYDENTRELDYSSDKITENTRAAYPIDFIPGAIPGGMGGHPKAIIFLTADAFGVLPPIAKLTKEQAMYYFLSGYTSKLAGTERGITEPQATFSTCFGAPFLPLKPMVYAKMLGEKIEKHNAKVYLVNTGWSGGPYGIGSRINLTYTRAMVTAALNGSLDGVEFVKDPIFNLNIPTSCPGVPSEILNPKNTWADKEAYEKAAKNLALRFAENFKKYKDVTNDIKKSGPNV from the coding sequence ATGTATAACCTTGAAAAAATAAATATAATCAATGTTAAAAATGTTTACCGCAATCTTTCCGTTTCTAAATTAGTTGAAGAAGCTATAAAAAGAGGAGAGGGAGTACTTACAAACAACGGCGCTTTTAATGTCTATACTGGTAAATACACAGGACGTTCTCCTAATGACAAATTTATTGTCGATGAACCAGAAGTTCATGAATATATATGGTGGGAAAACAATAAACCTATATCTATAGATAAATTTGAAAGGTTGTACAACCGTTTAACTGCCTATCTACAAAATCGTGACCTTTTTGTATTTGATGGATTTGTAGGAGCTGACCCCGAATATAGAATTCCTATAAGAGTCATAACAGAATATGCGTATCAGAGTTTACTGGCACGCCAACTATTCATTCGTCCTAATGAAGAAGAACTTAAAAATCACATTCCTGAATACACGCTAATTGCTGCACCTAAGTTTAACTCTATACCTGAATTAGACGGTGTAAATTCTGAAGCTTTTATCATATTAAGTTTAACTAAAAAACTAATTATAATCGGTGGCTCTCAGTATGGAGGAGAAATCAAAAAGTCAATCTTTACCCTCATGAACTATCTAATGCCAAAACGCGGCGTGTTATCAATGCATTGTTCTTCCAATATGGGCAAAGATGGAGATACCGCCCTCTTTTTCGGCTTGTCAGGGACGGGAAAAACTACCCTCTCTGCAGACCCTCAGAGGTTTTTAATTGGAGATGATGAACATGGATGGTCAGACAAAGGCATCTTCAATTTTGAAGGAGGATGTTATGCTAAATGCATAAATCTATCAAAAGAAAAAGAACCTCAAATTTGGAATGCTATAAAGTTTGGTACCGTACTTGAAAACGTTGTATATGATGAAAATACAAGAGAACTCGACTATAGCAGTGATAAAATTACAGAAAATACAAGAGCAGCCTACCCCATTGACTTTATACCTGGTGCCATTCCTGGGGGAATGGGAGGACATCCAAAAGCAATTATATTTTTAACAGCAGACGCTTTTGGAGTTTTACCACCGATTGCTAAACTTACAAAAGAACAAGCCATGTATTACTTTCTATCCGGTTACACTAGCAAATTGGCTGGCACAGAAAGGGGAATCACAGAACCTCAAGCTACTTTTTCTACTTGCTTTGGAGCACCATTTTTGCCTTTAAAGCCAATGGTCTATGCAAAAATGTTAGGAGAAAAAATTGAAAAACACAATGCAAAAGTCTATTTAGTAAATACTGGATGGTCTGGTGGACCTTATGGGATTGGAAGCCGCATTAATTTGACTTATACAAGAGCTATGGTGACAGCTGCATTAAATGGCTCACTGGATGGCGTAGAATTTGTAAAAGATCCTATCTTCAATTTAAACATACCTACCTCTTGTCCAGGAGTACCTTCAGAAATTTTGAATCCCAAAAATACATGGGCTGACAAAGAAGCATATGAAAAAGCAGCAAAAAATTTGGCACTTAGATTTGCAGAAAACTTTAAAAAATACAAAGATGTAACTAATGATATTAAAAAATCAGGCCCAAATGTTTAA
- a CDS encoding YgiT-type zinc finger protein: MEKCFCGGKIEIQNVEYKLVRGKRTIIIKDVPAYVCQKCGAVYYDTEVLDEAFKNKDKYEYFSTK; this comes from the coding sequence ATGGAAAAGTGCTTTTGTGGTGGCAAAATAGAGATACAAAATGTAGAATATAAGTTGGTAAGGGGAAAAAGAACTATAATAATTAAAGATGTGCCGGCATATGTTTGTCAAAAATGTGGTGCAGTCTATTATGATACAGAAGTGCTTGATGAGGCTTTTAAAAATAAAGATAAGTACGAATATTTTTCAACAAAATAG
- a CDS encoding NUDIX hydrolase, translating to MKQIIVGVGGIVIKDNRVLLVRHTYGQFKGKWIIPGGHVEAGENIDDAVLREIKEETSIETRVKNIISIRSIILPDGNSEIYIVFLLDYVSGTPTSDGIENDAAAFFDIDKVINDENVVYLSRYLIKKVLTHTYNKLSPDFFYPFGNFNYKLFC from the coding sequence ATGAAACAAATAATTGTAGGAGTAGGCGGCATAGTCATAAAAGATAACAGAGTTTTATTGGTAAGGCATACTTACGGTCAATTTAAAGGCAAATGGATAATACCCGGCGGTCATGTAGAAGCCGGTGAAAACATAGACGATGCAGTTTTAAGAGAAATAAAAGAAGAAACTTCAATAGAAACCCGTGTAAAAAATATCATTTCTATAAGAAGTATAATACTTCCCGATGGCAATTCGGAAATATACATTGTTTTTTTGTTAGATTATGTTTCGGGAACTCCTACTTCTGACGGAATAGAAAATGACGCCGCAGCTTTTTTTGACATAGATAAAGTCATAAATGATGAAAATGTAGTCTATCTTTCTCGCTATTTAATTAAAAAGGTATTGACACACACTTATAATAAATTGTCCCCTGACTTCTTTTATCCTTTTGGCAATTTTAATTATAAGCTATTTTGTTGA
- a CDS encoding RluA family pseudouridine synthase, whose protein sequence is MRLIVGENEKGVILENFLRNKGFSKRLIRIYKWQGEILVNGVKENVQRILQPGDVIDLILPEVDSDIAPEKMSLDIYYEDEDVLIVDKPAGVVVHPTKRYQSGTLANGVAWYFKDKGIKALIRPVNRLDKGTSGLVVFAKRPFMQYYLQIVKPMSKLYFAVVEGKMEGEGRIDLPISRKPQSGIERMVSEEGDRAITNYKVIKSSERFSFLKVKIETGRTHQIRVHLSHIGYPIVGDTLYGSSDDYIKRQALHAYRLTFVHPLEEKSISVYSPLPQDIQNLLKLL, encoded by the coding sequence ATGAGATTAATCGTTGGAGAAAATGAAAAAGGCGTTATATTAGAGAATTTTTTGAGGAACAAAGGTTTTTCTAAAAGACTTATTAGAATTTATAAGTGGCAAGGAGAAATATTAGTAAATGGAGTAAAAGAAAATGTACAAAGAATTTTACAACCAGGGGATGTGATTGATTTAATCCTTCCCGAGGTAGATTCTGATATTGCCCCGGAAAAAATGAGTTTGGATATATATTATGAGGACGAGGATGTTTTAATAGTTGATAAACCAGCTGGAGTAGTTGTGCATCCAACAAAAAGATATCAAAGTGGTACTCTTGCAAATGGGGTAGCGTGGTATTTTAAAGATAAAGGAATAAAGGCTTTGATTCGACCTGTTAATCGTTTAGATAAGGGTACGTCGGGCCTGGTTGTATTTGCCAAACGCCCTTTTATGCAGTATTATCTTCAAATTGTAAAGCCTATGAGTAAACTTTATTTTGCAGTAGTAGAAGGAAAAATGGAAGGGGAAGGTCGGATTGACCTTCCTATATCGAGAAAACCACAAAGTGGCATTGAAAGAATGGTATCCGAGGAAGGAGATAGAGCTATAACCAATTACAAAGTGATAAAAAGCAGTGAAAGATTTTCTTTTTTAAAGGTAAAAATTGAAACAGGAAGAACTCATCAAATAAGAGTACATTTGAGCCATATTGGCTATCCTATTGTAGGAGATACATTGTACGGCTCTTCTGATGATTATATTAAAAGGCAAGCATTGCATGCATATAGACTTACTTTTGTACACCCTTTAGAAGAAAAAAGCATTTCTGTTTATTCGCCTTTGCCACAAGATATACAAAATTTACTAAAATTACTATAA
- a CDS encoding radical SAM protein has translation MESTIKCNICPRNCKVDRSKSKGFCNIPWQVKVAKAYLHHWEEPFISGTRGSGTVFFSGCNLKCVFCQNYEISQYQFGKFISVEELAQIFLNLQNQGAHNINLVTPTIHVFSIKEAILLAKRQGLQIPIVYNTNAYENAETLKMLEGLIDIYLPDLKYYDDALAKKYSKAPNYFEHATKAILEMYRQVGIPQFDEEGILKKGLVIRHLIMPGYVEDTKKILLWIKENLPKEIYVSLMSQYTPYYQAQKYPEINRKVTPQEYDETIDFFFEIGLENGLIQEIESASEDFIPDFDLEGL, from the coding sequence ATGGAATCAACAATAAAATGTAATATATGTCCAAGAAACTGCAAAGTAGACAGGTCGAAATCAAAGGGATTCTGTAACATACCTTGGCAGGTAAAAGTAGCAAAAGCATACTTACATCATTGGGAAGAGCCTTTTATAAGTGGAACGAGAGGCTCTGGAACAGTTTTTTTTAGTGGTTGTAACCTAAAGTGTGTCTTTTGTCAAAATTACGAAATAAGTCAATACCAATTTGGTAAGTTTATATCTGTTGAGGAGTTGGCTCAAATTTTCTTAAACTTGCAAAATCAGGGAGCTCATAACATAAACCTTGTTACTCCTACAATCCATGTATTCTCAATAAAAGAGGCGATTTTATTAGCAAAAAGGCAAGGGCTTCAAATACCTATAGTATATAATACAAATGCCTATGAAAATGCAGAAACTTTAAAAATGTTGGAAGGACTAATTGACATATATCTTCCCGACCTTAAGTATTACGATGACGCTCTTGCAAAAAAATATTCCAAAGCTCCTAATTATTTTGAGCATGCAACAAAAGCAATATTAGAAATGTACAGACAGGTAGGAATACCTCAATTTGATGAAGAAGGAATACTAAAAAAAGGCTTAGTGATAAGACATCTCATAATGCCGGGATACGTAGAAGACACTAAAAAAATTCTCTTGTGGATTAAAGAAAACCTCCCAAAAGAAATATATGTAAGCTTAATGAGTCAATACACTCCTTATTATCAAGCTCAAAAGTATCCAGAAATAAATAGAAAAGTCACTCCACAAGAATATGATGAAACTATAGATTTTTTCTTTGAGATAGGCCTTGAAAATGGCTTAATTCAAGAAATAGAAAGCGCCAGTGAAGATTTCATCCCTGATTTTGATTTGGAAGGATTATAG
- a CDS encoding nucleoside kinase, translating to MKIAIAGNIYEYPEGTKLEDIAKDFEHLYNGIIVAAKVDNELKDLNCTVSKDSTVEFVDTTFEEGTRIYRRSLTFVFIKAVKELLPGATVTIEHSLGKGLYCEIHGYSLNNKIVSMIKKRMEEIIEKDFKIERKMLPKEEAIKLFEKEGLTEKVRLFKDTDKEKVPVYYCDGTVDFFYSPCVPSTGYLKVFDIRFYFPGVILIAPDVYNPRSLPVFVDVPKLASIFKEAEDWASILNISYVSSLNDMIKQGKGRDLILVSEAFHEKKISKIADYIASNKMIKVVLIAGPSSSGKTSFIHRLSVQLRVNGLRPFPISLDNYFVPRELTPKDEFGNYDFESIDALDLPLFNEHLIKLIQGEEVEIPIFNFKTGEREPEGRKVKLDKNQIILMEGIHGLNEKLTLQIPKDNKYKIYVSAITQLNLDEHNRIPTTQTRLIRRIVRDSQFRSSDAAETINMWPMVRRGEEKWIFPYQEQADVMFNSFLPYELPILKKYAEPLLKKVSPDDSAYSIAKEILEFLSYFLPLEDELAIPPNSIIREFIGGSCLDV from the coding sequence ATGAAAATTGCTATTGCGGGTAATATTTATGAATACCCAGAAGGGACAAAATTGGAGGATATTGCCAAAGATTTTGAGCATCTTTACAATGGGATAATAGTAGCTGCAAAAGTGGATAATGAGCTAAAAGATTTAAACTGCACAGTTTCAAAGGATAGCACAGTTGAATTTGTAGATACAACGTTTGAGGAAGGTACGAGGATTTACAGAAGAAGTTTAACATTTGTTTTTATTAAAGCTGTAAAAGAGCTACTTCCTGGAGCTACAGTTACTATTGAACATTCTTTAGGGAAAGGATTGTATTGCGAGATCCATGGTTATTCTCTCAACAATAAAATTGTTTCTATGATTAAAAAGCGGATGGAAGAAATAATAGAAAAAGATTTCAAAATAGAAAGAAAAATGTTGCCTAAAGAAGAAGCAATAAAATTATTTGAAAAGGAAGGACTGACTGAGAAAGTAAGATTGTTTAAAGATACTGACAAAGAGAAGGTTCCTGTTTATTATTGTGATGGCACAGTAGATTTTTTCTACAGCCCTTGTGTCCCTTCTACAGGTTATTTAAAAGTATTTGATATACGATTTTATTTCCCGGGTGTTATTTTAATTGCTCCAGATGTATATAATCCTCGTTCATTACCTGTATTTGTAGATGTTCCAAAACTTGCTTCAATTTTTAAAGAGGCAGAAGATTGGGCAAGTATTTTAAACATAAGTTATGTTTCTTCTTTGAACGACATGATAAAGCAAGGCAAAGGTAGAGATTTAATATTGGTTTCTGAAGCCTTTCATGAGAAGAAAATATCCAAAATTGCAGATTATATAGCTTCAAACAAAATGATAAAAGTAGTTTTAATTGCAGGTCCTTCTTCTTCAGGCAAAACTTCTTTTATTCATAGATTAAGCGTTCAACTGAGAGTAAATGGGTTGAGACCTTTTCCAATATCATTAGACAATTATTTTGTGCCAAGAGAACTTACTCCAAAAGATGAATTTGGAAATTACGACTTTGAATCAATTGATGCTTTAGATTTGCCACTTTTCAATGAGCATTTAATAAAACTTATACAAGGTGAAGAAGTAGAAATTCCTATTTTTAACTTTAAAACAGGGGAAAGAGAGCCAGAAGGAAGAAAAGTAAAACTTGATAAAAACCAAATTATTTTGATGGAAGGTATACATGGATTAAACGAAAAATTGACATTGCAAATACCTAAAGACAATAAATACAAAATATATGTAAGTGCTATCACGCAATTAAATCTTGACGAGCACAACAGGATACCTACTACTCAAACAAGGTTGATAAGGCGTATAGTGAGAGATAGCCAATTCCGTTCTAGCGATGCGGCAGAGACTATAAACATGTGGCCTATGGTCAGAAGAGGAGAAGAAAAATGGATTTTCCCTTATCAAGAGCAAGCAGATGTCATGTTTAATTCTTTTTTGCCTTATGAGTTACCTATATTAAAAAAATATGCAGAGCCATTACTTAAGAAAGTTTCTCCAGACGATTCTGCTTATTCTATCGCTAAAGAAATATTAGAGTTTTTAAGCTATTTCCTTCCATTAGAAGATGAATTAGCAATACCACCTAATTCTATTATAAGAGAATTTATAGGCGGAAGCTGCCTTGATGTTTAA
- a CDS encoding radical SAM protein translates to MNVIDPLVSAVINYVEKDPEKNLDKIANLLSKIAIMPNHKQQIETVKRFLDDKDSNWYKYAIKLLKRTDKNIIKTLGVNFFINASLKGIPKQKELENKLDINIPWAILMDPTEACNLRCVGCWAGQYKPHNLSFEVMDRICTEAEELGIYFIVLSGGEPTVRMKDIIKLAERHKNQVFHLFTNGTLIDEDMIKEVKRVGNITFAVSINGFKESNDAIRGEGTFDKIMRAMDLMRENGVLFGYSATYTRTNVEEISSDEFVDMMIDKGAAFAWYFTYIPIGRDPDISFMVTPEQRKYMYERINYIRARKELFAIDFWNDGEYSGGCIAGGRRYLHINAAGEVEPCAFIHYSNVNINEVSLLEALQSPIMKSYRKRQPFNLNHLRPCPLIDNPEKLLEIVRESGAKHTEASPAAHIENLYDDLRVVADNWGKVADEIWEEKIEMKKEA, encoded by the coding sequence ATGAATGTGATTGACCCGCTTGTCAGTGCTGTTATTAACTATGTAGAGAAAGACCCGGAAAAAAATTTAGACAAAATAGCTAATCTTCTGTCAAAAATTGCAATAATGCCCAATCATAAACAGCAAATAGAAACTGTGAAGAGATTTTTAGATGACAAAGACAGCAATTGGTACAAATATGCAATTAAACTTTTAAAAAGAACTGACAAAAACATTATAAAAACTTTAGGTGTTAATTTCTTTATAAATGCTAGCTTGAAAGGAATTCCAAAACAAAAAGAATTAGAAAACAAATTAGATATTAACATTCCATGGGCAATTTTAATGGATCCAACAGAGGCTTGTAATCTAAGATGCGTTGGTTGTTGGGCAGGACAGTACAAGCCTCACAATCTCTCCTTTGAAGTAATGGATAGAATATGCACAGAAGCGGAAGAGTTAGGCATATATTTTATAGTACTATCTGGCGGAGAGCCTACTGTCAGAATGAAGGATATTATAAAGCTTGCTGAAAGACATAAAAATCAAGTATTCCACTTGTTTACCAATGGTACTTTAATCGACGAAGATATGATAAAAGAAGTTAAAAGAGTAGGCAATATTACTTTTGCAGTAAGTATTAATGGTTTCAAAGAAAGTAACGATGCAATACGGGGAGAAGGTACTTTTGATAAAATTATGAGAGCAATGGATTTGATGAGAGAAAATGGAGTATTGTTTGGTTATTCAGCTACATATACGAGAACAAATGTGGAGGAAATTTCTAGTGATGAATTTGTAGATATGATGATAGATAAAGGAGCAGCTTTTGCTTGGTATTTTACTTATATTCCTATAGGTAGAGACCCTGATATAAGTTTCATGGTAACACCTGAGCAAAGAAAATACATGTACGAGAGGATAAATTATATAAGGGCTAGAAAGGAACTTTTTGCAATTGATTTCTGGAATGATGGCGAATACAGTGGAGGATGTATTGCAGGAGGAAGGAGGTATTTGCACATAAATGCAGCAGGAGAAGTTGAGCCTTGTGCTTTTATCCATTATTCCAATGTAAATATAAATGAAGTAAGTTTATTAGAAGCCTTACAGTCACCTATTATGAAAAGCTATAGAAAAAGGCAGCCATTTAATCTAAATCATCTAAGACCATGTCCTCTTATTGATAATCCAGAAAAACTTTTAGAAATAGTAAGAGAATCAGGTGCAAAACACACAGAAGCAAGTCCAGCTGCTCATATAGAGAACCTCTATGATGATTTAAGGGTAGTTGCTGATAATTGGGGTAAAGTAGCTGATGAAATTTGGGAGGAAAAAATAGAAATGAAAAAAGAGGCTTGA
- a CDS encoding helix-turn-helix domain-containing protein, translating to MLTNRRVEFLKTLTELYDAKGEAVHYTDVAQAMKISKWTAYDILKELEKGDFVKTEYYLGEEKSQGRSTLRFLPTEKAYEIFKKANKDEWNFLRDTLVKKVKNSKPNSLEEILNEMFHATKPIEFCAYAITAFLLKLRMAGGLSVDSIENLLASVNPTSSLVLFVGAVLGVLLYTKIKSDIDKKLAENIQKFYINLNKLNSQDVNLLNNLLRELLAIA from the coding sequence ATGCTGACAAATAGGAGAGTGGAATTTTTAAAGACACTGACTGAACTTTATGATGCGAAAGGTGAAGCTGTTCACTATACGGATGTGGCGCAGGCAATGAAAATTAGCAAATGGACGGCATATGATATTTTAAAGGAATTAGAGAAAGGTGATTTTGTCAAGACTGAGTATTACCTTGGAGAGGAAAAAAGCCAAGGAAGGTCTACTTTGAGATTTTTGCCAACAGAAAAAGCTTATGAAATATTTAAAAAAGCCAATAAAGATGAATGGAATTTCCTAAGGGATACTTTGGTTAAAAAAGTAAAAAATAGTAAGCCTAATTCTCTTGAGGAAATATTAAATGAGATGTTTCATGCTACTAAGCCTATAGAATTTTGTGCATATGCTATTACTGCATTTTTGCTAAAACTTAGGATGGCGGGAGGTCTTTCCGTAGATAGTATAGAAAATTTACTTGCCTCTGTTAATCCTACTTCTTCTTTAGTTTTATTTGTAGGAGCAGTATTAGGTGTTTTGCTGTACACTAAAATAAAGAGCGATATAGACAAAAAATTGGCTGAAAATATTCAAAAATTTTATATCAATTTAAATAAACTGAATTCGCAAGATGTCAATTTACTCAATAACCTGTTAAGAGAACTTCTTGCGATTGCATAA
- a CDS encoding ferredoxin: MKVYVDQDECIACGVCIDMCPDVFDWNDEGKSHVIVDEVPADLEDCVQDAMSSCPTEAIKEE, translated from the coding sequence ATGAAAGTTTATGTTGACCAAGACGAATGCATAGCTTGTGGGGTTTGTATAGACATGTGCCCAGATGTTTTTGACTGGAATGATGAAGGAAAATCCCATGTAATTGTAGATGAAGTTCCAGCTGATTTAGAAGACTGTGTGCAAGATGCAATGAGCTCTTGTCCGACAGAGGCAATAAAAGAAGAATAA
- a CDS encoding alpha/beta-type small acid-soluble spore protein: MGKRKKLYPKAEDELDSLKQEVAEDLNLDDDIEKREWENMTTREVGKIGGNMVKKMIKFAEKEMDERDGKIDKED; the protein is encoded by the coding sequence ATGGGGAAAAGAAAAAAGCTATACCCTAAAGCTGAGGATGAGTTAGATTCTTTGAAGCAAGAAGTTGCTGAAGACCTTAATTTAGATGACGATATTGAAAAACGCGAATGGGAAAACATGACTACAAGGGAAGTAGGTAAAATAGGAGGAAACATGGTAAAGAAAATGATAAAATTTGCAGAAAAAGAGATGGATGAAAGAGACGGAAAAATTGATAAAGAAGATTAA